A section of the Halichoerus grypus chromosome 11, mHalGry1.hap1.1, whole genome shotgun sequence genome encodes:
- the P2RY2 gene encoding P2Y purinoceptor 2 isoform X1: protein MATGLGRWNGTVNDSWEGDELGYKCRFNEDFKYVLLPVSYGVVCVLGLCLNAAALYVFLCRLKTWNASTTYMFHLAVCDTLYAASLPLLVYYYAHGDHWPFSVVLCKLVRFLFYTNLYCSILFLTCISVHRCLGVLRPLRSLRWGRAHYARRVAAAVWVLVLACQSPVLYFVTTSVRGGRITCHDTSAPELFGQFVAYSSVMLGLLFAVPFAVILVCYVLMARRLLKPAYGTSGGLPRAKRKSVRTIAVVLAVFALCFLPFHITRTLYYSFRSLDLSCHTLNAVNVAYKITRPLASANSCLDPVLYFLAGQRLVRFARDAKPPSDPSPIAPVRRRGGLRRSDRTDIKRTKDVLTSSEDSRRTESTPADGTPGMVWLLRGTRGPERAVPCQGHTAVSMETGCEAREASPALISTGCAF, encoded by the exons ATGGCCACAGGCCTGGGCCGCTGGAACGGCACGGTCAATGACTCCTGGGAAGGGGACGAGCTGGGCTACAAGTGCCGTTTCAATGAGGACTTCAAGTACGTGCTGCTGCCGGTGTCCTACGGCGTGGTGTGTGTGCTGGGGCTGTGTCTGAACGCCGCGGCGCTCTACGTCTTCCTGTGCCGCCTCAAGACCTGGAACGCGTCCACCACGTACATGTTCCACCTGGCCGTGTGCGACACGCTGTACGCCGCGTCCCTGCCGCTGCTGGTCTACTACTACGCCCACGGCGACCACTGGCCCTTCAGCGTGGTGCTGTGCAAGCTGGTGCGCTTCCTCTTCTACACCAACCTCTACTGCAGCATCCTCTTCCTCACGTGCATCAGCGTGCACCGGTGCCTGGGTGTCCTGCGCCCGCTGCGCTCGCTGCGCTGGGGCCGCGCGCACTACGCCCGCCGCGTGGCGGCCGCCGTGTGGGTGCTCGTGCTGGCCTGCCAGTCCCCCGTGCTCTACTTCGTCACCACCAGCGTGCGGGGCGGCCGCATCACCTGCCACGACACCTCCGCGCCCGAGCTCTTCGGCCAGTTCGTGGCCTACAGCTCCGTCATGCTGGGCCTGCTCTTTGCCGTGCCCTTCGCCGTCATCCTGGTGTGCTACGTGCTTATGGCCCGGCGGCTGCTGAAGCCGGCCTATGGCACGTCGGGGGGCCTGCCGCGGGCCAAGCGCAAGTCGGTGCGCACCATTGCCGTGGTGCTGGCCGTCTTCGCGCTCTGCTTCCTGCCTTTCCACATCACCCGCACCCTCTACTACTCCTTCCGCTCGCTGGACCTCAGCTGCCACACCCTCAACGCCGTCAACGTGGCTTACAAGATCACCCGGCCGCTGGCCAGTGCCAACAGTTGCCTTGACCCCGTGCTCTACTTCCTGGCGGGGCAGAGGCTCGTGCGCTTTGCCCGAGATGCCAAGCCACCCTCAGATCCCTCTCCTATTGCCCCGGTTCGCCGCAGAGGGGGCCTGCGCAGGTCGGACAGGACTGACATCAAGAGGACAAAAGATGTATTGACCAGCAGTGAGGACTCTAGGCGGACAGAGTCCACACCAGCTGATG GGACCCCAGGGATGGTTTGGCTGCTTAGAGGGAcgagaggcccagagagagctgTGCCttgccaaggccacacagcagtcAGCATGGAGACTGGATGCGAGGCCCGTGAAGCCTCCCCTGCCCTCATCAGCACTGGCTGCGCCTTCTGA
- the P2RY2 gene encoding P2Y purinoceptor 2 isoform X2, which yields MATGLGRWNGTVNDSWEGDELGYKCRFNEDFKYVLLPVSYGVVCVLGLCLNAAALYVFLCRLKTWNASTTYMFHLAVCDTLYAASLPLLVYYYAHGDHWPFSVVLCKLVRFLFYTNLYCSILFLTCISVHRCLGVLRPLRSLRWGRAHYARRVAAAVWVLVLACQSPVLYFVTTSVRGGRITCHDTSAPELFGQFVAYSSVMLGLLFAVPFAVILVCYVLMARRLLKPAYGTSGGLPRAKRKSVRTIAVVLAVFALCFLPFHITRTLYYSFRSLDLSCHTLNAVNVAYKITRPLASANSCLDPVLYFLAGQRLVRFARDAKPPSDPSPIAPVRRRGGLRRSDRTDIKRTKDVLTSSEDSRRTESTPADGENTKDIRL from the coding sequence ATGGCCACAGGCCTGGGCCGCTGGAACGGCACGGTCAATGACTCCTGGGAAGGGGACGAGCTGGGCTACAAGTGCCGTTTCAATGAGGACTTCAAGTACGTGCTGCTGCCGGTGTCCTACGGCGTGGTGTGTGTGCTGGGGCTGTGTCTGAACGCCGCGGCGCTCTACGTCTTCCTGTGCCGCCTCAAGACCTGGAACGCGTCCACCACGTACATGTTCCACCTGGCCGTGTGCGACACGCTGTACGCCGCGTCCCTGCCGCTGCTGGTCTACTACTACGCCCACGGCGACCACTGGCCCTTCAGCGTGGTGCTGTGCAAGCTGGTGCGCTTCCTCTTCTACACCAACCTCTACTGCAGCATCCTCTTCCTCACGTGCATCAGCGTGCACCGGTGCCTGGGTGTCCTGCGCCCGCTGCGCTCGCTGCGCTGGGGCCGCGCGCACTACGCCCGCCGCGTGGCGGCCGCCGTGTGGGTGCTCGTGCTGGCCTGCCAGTCCCCCGTGCTCTACTTCGTCACCACCAGCGTGCGGGGCGGCCGCATCACCTGCCACGACACCTCCGCGCCCGAGCTCTTCGGCCAGTTCGTGGCCTACAGCTCCGTCATGCTGGGCCTGCTCTTTGCCGTGCCCTTCGCCGTCATCCTGGTGTGCTACGTGCTTATGGCCCGGCGGCTGCTGAAGCCGGCCTATGGCACGTCGGGGGGCCTGCCGCGGGCCAAGCGCAAGTCGGTGCGCACCATTGCCGTGGTGCTGGCCGTCTTCGCGCTCTGCTTCCTGCCTTTCCACATCACCCGCACCCTCTACTACTCCTTCCGCTCGCTGGACCTCAGCTGCCACACCCTCAACGCCGTCAACGTGGCTTACAAGATCACCCGGCCGCTGGCCAGTGCCAACAGTTGCCTTGACCCCGTGCTCTACTTCCTGGCGGGGCAGAGGCTCGTGCGCTTTGCCCGAGATGCCAAGCCACCCTCAGATCCCTCTCCTATTGCCCCGGTTCGCCGCAGAGGGGGCCTGCGCAGGTCGGACAGGACTGACATCAAGAGGACAAAAGATGTATTGACCAGCAGTGAGGACTCTAGGCGGACAGAGTCCACACCAGCTGATGGTGAGAACACTAAGGACATCCGGCTGTAG